One window from the genome of Streptomyces sp. WZ-12 encodes:
- the lysA gene encoding diaminopimelate decarboxylase, giving the protein MSRSAHPAGPRHGDVLPEGHYAGPPADLNSLDPQVWSRTVARDADGAVTVGGLSVTALAEEFGTPAYFLDEADFRARCQAWKDAFGPDADVFYAGKAFLSRAVVRWLHEEGLHLDVCSGGELATALDAGMPAERIALHGNNKSTEEITRAVEAGVGRIVLDSFQEIARVAHIAERLGKRQRVQIRVTVGVEAHTHEFIATAHEDQKFGIALAGGQAAEAVRRALKLDGLELIGIHSHIGSQIFDMAGFEVSARRVVELLATVRDEHGVELPEIDLGGGLGIAYTSDDDPRAPHEIAEALRGIVGRECAAAGLRVPRLSVEPGRAIVGPTAFTLYEVGTVKELEGLRTYVSVDGGMSDNIRTALYDAEYSVVLASRTSGAEPMLSRVVGKHCESGDIVVRDAFLPSDVAPGDLLAVPATGAYCRSMASNYNHALRPPVVAVNDGAARVIVRRETEEDLLRLDVG; this is encoded by the coding sequence ATGAGCCGTTCCGCGCACCCCGCAGGCCCCCGGCATGGCGACGTACTGCCCGAGGGGCACTACGCCGGGCCGCCCGCCGACCTCAACTCCCTTGACCCGCAGGTCTGGTCCCGCACCGTGGCGCGCGACGCCGACGGCGCGGTGACCGTCGGCGGGCTGTCCGTGACCGCGCTCGCCGAGGAGTTCGGCACGCCGGCCTACTTCCTGGACGAGGCGGACTTCCGGGCGCGCTGCCAAGCCTGGAAGGACGCGTTCGGGCCGGACGCCGACGTCTTCTACGCCGGCAAGGCGTTCCTGTCCCGCGCCGTCGTGCGGTGGCTGCACGAGGAGGGCCTCCACCTCGACGTCTGCTCCGGCGGCGAACTCGCGACGGCGCTGGACGCGGGGATGCCCGCGGAGCGCATCGCCCTGCACGGCAACAACAAGAGCACCGAGGAGATCACCCGGGCCGTCGAGGCCGGGGTGGGACGCATCGTGCTGGACTCCTTCCAGGAGATCGCCCGGGTCGCGCACATCGCCGAGCGGCTCGGCAAGCGCCAGCGGGTGCAGATCCGGGTCACGGTCGGCGTCGAGGCGCACACCCACGAGTTCATCGCGACCGCGCACGAGGACCAGAAGTTCGGCATCGCGCTGGCCGGCGGCCAGGCCGCCGAGGCGGTCCGGCGCGCGCTGAAGCTGGACGGCCTCGAACTCATCGGCATCCACAGCCACATCGGCTCGCAGATCTTCGACATGGCCGGCTTCGAGGTCTCCGCCCGCCGCGTCGTGGAACTGCTCGCGACGGTCCGCGACGAGCACGGCGTGGAGCTGCCGGAGATCGACCTCGGCGGCGGGCTGGGCATCGCCTACACCTCCGACGACGACCCGCGGGCGCCGCACGAGATCGCCGAGGCGCTGCGCGGGATCGTCGGCCGCGAGTGCGCGGCGGCCGGGCTGCGGGTGCCGCGGCTGTCCGTCGAGCCGGGCCGGGCGATCGTCGGCCCGACCGCCTTCACGCTCTACGAGGTCGGCACGGTCAAGGAGTTGGAGGGGCTGCGCACCTACGTCTCCGTGGACGGCGGGATGTCGGACAACATCCGCACCGCGCTGTACGACGCGGAGTACAGCGTGGTGCTGGCCTCCCGGACGTCCGGCGCCGAGCCGATGCTGTCGCGGGTGGTCGGCAAGCACTGCGAGAGCGGCGACATCGTCGTGCGGGACGCCTTCCTGCCCTCCGACGTGGCGCCGGGCGACCTGCTCGCGGTGCCGGCGACCGGCGCGTACTGCCGCTCCATGGCCAGCAACTACAACCACGCGCTGCGCCCGCCGGTGGTGGCGGTCAACGACGGTGCGGCCCGGGTGATCGTCCGGCGGGAGACGGAGGAAGATCTCCTGCGGTTGGATGTCGGGTAG
- the nrtL gene encoding ArgS-related anticodon-binding protein NrtL, protein MTPEELSRTVLRSVRGAVAERELSVSVPARIVVQSPPRPGCGEYASNVALQLAGPAGLPAREVAEILRRRLTGRDGIARVEIAGPGFLNFHLGGAATAGLVADVLAQGERYGEPPAPGAAGPGRPGGPARFAGQWARAREAVVGEVLARLGRAAEADTPDAPDADGELAGLLARLGSDEARWALLRPAAHDPVRLPERPVQHEDNPRFRVQYAHARTRAMVRNAAELGFAGEAGDVRGEAPAADHRPPQDAPTPLTLQTLETCLGTYPTATATAARRCAPDRVVRHLEATADAYLRWQEEFWPLPVGGEKPLAVHRARVALAEATGTVLGNGLHLLGISAPEHV, encoded by the coding sequence GTGACCCCGGAAGAGCTCTCCCGTACCGTCCTGCGCTCCGTGCGCGGGGCCGTCGCGGAGCGGGAGCTCTCCGTGTCCGTGCCGGCGCGGATCGTGGTGCAGTCACCGCCCCGGCCCGGCTGCGGGGAGTACGCCTCCAACGTCGCGCTGCAACTGGCCGGCCCCGCCGGGCTGCCGGCGCGCGAGGTCGCCGAGATCCTGCGGCGGCGCCTGACCGGGCGGGACGGTATCGCGCGGGTGGAGATCGCCGGCCCGGGATTCCTCAACTTCCACTTGGGCGGCGCGGCCACGGCCGGCCTCGTCGCGGACGTGTTGGCCCAGGGGGAGCGCTACGGCGAACCCCCGGCGCCGGGAGCCGCGGGGCCCGGCCGGCCCGGTGGCCCGGCGCGCTTCGCGGGGCAGTGGGCGCGGGCCCGGGAGGCCGTCGTCGGCGAGGTGCTGGCGCGGCTCGGCCGGGCCGCGGAAGCGGACACTCCGGACGCTCCGGACGCCGACGGTGAACTGGCCGGTCTGCTCGCGCGACTGGGCAGCGACGAGGCGCGCTGGGCGCTGCTGCGGCCCGCCGCGCACGACCCGGTGCGGCTGCCGGAGCGGCCGGTGCAGCACGAGGACAACCCGCGCTTCCGCGTCCAGTACGCCCACGCGCGCACCCGCGCAATGGTGCGGAACGCCGCCGAGTTGGGGTTCGCCGGCGAAGCGGGCGACGTCCGCGGCGAGGCGCCCGCGGCCGACCACCGGCCCCCGCAGGACGCCCCGACGCCCCTGACGCTCCAAACCCTGGAGACCTGCCTCGGCACGTATCCCACCGCCACCGCGACCGCCGCCCGGCGGTGCGCGCCGGATCGCGTGGTGCGCCATCTGGAAGCCACCGCTGACGCCTATCTGCGGTGGCAGGAGGAGTTCTGGCCGCTGCCCGTCGGCGGGGAGAAACCCTTGGCCGTGCACCGCGCCCGGGTGGCCCTCGCCGAGGCCACGGGGACGGTGCTGGGGAACGGCCTGCACCTGCTCGGCATCTCTGCTCCTGAACACGTCTGA
- a CDS encoding response regulator, with protein MPGLSGRILVVDDNKVIRQLIRVNLELEGFEVVTAADGAECLDVVHRVRPDVVTLDVMMPRLGGLHTAARLRSDPRTWDIPIAIVSACSQGEVDNGESVGIDAFLAKPFEPTDLVRTVGMLVREGRRERRGCGGLAEGAGGAENGRPGGGAWGSDGEPGAGGDRAAG; from the coding sequence GTGCCTGGCTTGTCCGGTCGGATCCTTGTGGTCGATGACAACAAGGTGATCCGGCAGTTGATCAGGGTCAACCTTGAGCTGGAGGGCTTCGAGGTCGTGACCGCGGCTGATGGTGCCGAGTGTCTGGATGTCGTCCACCGGGTCAGACCCGACGTGGTGACCCTGGACGTGATGATGCCGCGGCTGGGCGGGCTGCACACCGCGGCGCGTTTGCGGTCCGACCCGCGCACCTGGGACATCCCGATCGCCATCGTCAGCGCCTGTTCCCAGGGCGAGGTGGACAACGGGGAGTCGGTGGGCATCGACGCGTTCTTGGCCAAGCCGTTCGAACCGACGGATCTGGTGCGCACGGTGGGGATGTTGGTGCGCGAGGGGCGGCGGGAGCGCAGGGGGTGTGGCGGCCTCGCGGAGGGCGCCGGAGGAGCGGAGAACGGGCGCCCGGGCGGGGGCGCGTGGGGGAGCGACGGCGAGCCGGGGGCCGGGGGCGACCGGGCCGCCGGATGA
- a CDS encoding MAB_1171c family putative transporter: protein MTDAIAYTIVGLLLVQALWRAPAALRGRARERSLWGTFTALALAWLMRTALGRFLVDHIGVADLATLLKHTITIAAMCTLLRYLTAVDAGELASGAEPSRRVRITSAVHRHAGWGCALTIAVMAGVFLFWLHRTEVPTSPYFMERHAGEPGLAVYMGLFYLYSGAVTALCGYQWGSKARHAPRRTLRVGLWLMAVGMAVATLYCVVRAVCAVWNTVSPMPEGPAAVQEAVTDTLLYGAFLLWAIGVIAPTIHVAVLRYRTLAAIRRLHRLWRDLAFVVPDLVLYPPSRILPGSRLVAPLNTVRDIFAHDASPQIRLGRYVTEIRDAIHELRRRAPEDLYRHATELAAAETAGRPADAVAEAYWIRAAMASADRPVGSPVPFPSGRGESLAAGRAWPRRCRGC, encoded by the coding sequence GTGACTGATGCGATCGCCTACACCATCGTGGGCCTGCTGCTGGTGCAGGCCCTGTGGCGGGCGCCCGCCGCGCTGCGGGGCCGGGCCCGGGAGCGCTCCCTGTGGGGCACGTTCACCGCGCTGGCGCTGGCCTGGCTGATGCGCACCGCGCTCGGCAGGTTCCTCGTCGACCACATCGGCGTGGCCGACCTGGCCACGCTGCTCAAGCACACCATCACGATCGCGGCGATGTGCACGCTGCTGCGGTACCTCACGGCCGTCGACGCCGGGGAGCTCGCCTCGGGCGCGGAGCCGAGCCGTCGGGTCCGGATCACCTCCGCGGTGCACCGGCACGCGGGGTGGGGCTGCGCGCTCACCATCGCCGTCATGGCCGGGGTCTTCCTCTTCTGGCTGCACCGCACCGAGGTCCCCACCTCCCCGTACTTCATGGAGCGGCACGCCGGGGAGCCCGGACTGGCCGTGTACATGGGCCTGTTCTACCTCTACTCCGGCGCCGTCACCGCGCTGTGCGGATACCAGTGGGGCAGCAAGGCCCGGCACGCGCCGCGCCGCACGCTGCGCGTCGGGCTGTGGCTGATGGCCGTCGGCATGGCCGTGGCCACGCTGTACTGCGTGGTGCGCGCCGTCTGCGCGGTCTGGAACACCGTCAGCCCGATGCCCGAGGGGCCGGCCGCCGTCCAGGAGGCGGTGACCGACACCCTGCTGTACGGGGCGTTCCTCCTGTGGGCGATCGGCGTGATCGCGCCGACCATCCACGTCGCCGTGCTGCGCTACCGGACCCTCGCGGCGATCCGACGGCTGCACCGGCTCTGGCGCGACCTGGCGTTCGTGGTGCCCGATCTGGTGCTGTACCCGCCGAGCCGCATCCTGCCGGGCAGCCGGCTGGTGGCGCCGCTCAACACGGTGCGGGACATCTTCGCGCACGACGCGTCCCCGCAGATCCGGCTCGGCCGGTACGTCACGGAGATCCGGGACGCGATCCACGAACTGCGCCGGCGCGCGCCGGAGGATCTGTACCGGCACGCCACGGAGTTGGCGGCGGCCGAGACGGCCGGCCGGCCCGCGGACGCCGTCGCCGAGGCGTACTGGATCCGGGCCGCCATGGCGAGCGCCGACCGCCCGGTCGGCTCGCCCGTGCCGTTCCCCTCCGGCCGCGGGGAGAGCCTGGCCGCGGGGAGAGCCTGGCCGCGGAGGTGCCGTGGCTGCTGA
- a CDS encoding NUDIX domain-containing protein, with protein sequence MSAAHARVGASAGAVVTDEDGRVLIVKPTYKPAWNLPGGRIDEGELPRAACERELREELGVEPAVGPLLVSAWVTVPGRGSHVYYVFDGGTLTGAQQESMVLQSEELAEHRFVAPREIGPDLIPAPMSVAWEAALAAREDGQQRYVEVTAP encoded by the coding sequence ATGAGCGCTGCTCACGCCCGTGTCGGGGCCTCGGCCGGGGCCGTCGTTACCGACGAGGACGGCCGCGTGCTGATCGTGAAGCCGACCTACAAGCCGGCCTGGAACCTGCCGGGCGGGCGCATCGACGAGGGCGAACTGCCGCGCGCGGCCTGCGAGCGCGAACTGCGCGAGGAGTTGGGCGTCGAGCCGGCGGTCGGCCCCCTGCTGGTGAGCGCGTGGGTCACCGTCCCCGGCCGCGGCTCGCACGTCTACTACGTCTTCGACGGCGGCACGCTCACCGGCGCCCAGCAGGAGTCGATGGTGCTGCAGTCCGAGGAGCTGGCGGAGCACCGGTTCGTGGCACCGCGGGAGATCGGACCGGATCTGATCCCGGCGCCGATGAGCGTCGCCTGGGAGGCGGCGCTGGCCGCCCGCGAGGACGGGCAGCAGCGCTATGTCGAGGTGACGGCACCCTAG
- a CDS encoding helix-turn-helix transcriptional regulator: protein MPARRFDGRRVRAVRRAAELVQCQVAQAVGVRDTAVASWETGHSSPPPEKLPALARALGQDLDELFPRDGLPDLADLRADAGYAQRDTKTVTKTKSTGAVANAERGRRRLGDALVQPLAAAYGVSVEVLLTAQERSFGHDVPAPPSRPTAGPTAGPTAGPTTKSAADTATGPSAGQEPRSIAEKIAGLLRLSKPDARPTHAELAARGNERCGQPVLSERLVAELHSGSVTEAPPEALKALALALDAPELFFSSHDREVDRIVSGIRLVKDGFTGMAARGRDGGVPAELMDYISEMFQEIRRTELPDPPHPSDAP from the coding sequence ATGCCCGCTCGTCGATTCGACGGTCGCCGCGTACGCGCCGTACGCCGAGCCGCCGAGCTAGTCCAGTGCCAGGTGGCGCAGGCGGTCGGCGTCCGGGACACGGCCGTGGCGAGCTGGGAGACCGGTCACAGCTCGCCGCCCCCGGAGAAGCTGCCGGCGCTCGCCCGCGCCCTCGGGCAGGACCTCGACGAGCTGTTCCCCAGGGACGGTCTCCCCGATCTCGCCGATCTGCGCGCCGACGCCGGCTATGCGCAGCGCGACACCAAGACCGTCACCAAGACCAAGAGCACCGGCGCGGTGGCCAATGCCGAACGGGGCCGCAGGCGCCTGGGCGACGCCCTCGTCCAACCCCTTGCCGCCGCCTACGGGGTGAGCGTCGAGGTGCTCCTGACCGCACAGGAGCGCTCGTTCGGCCACGACGTCCCCGCGCCCCCGTCCCGACCGACCGCCGGGCCGACCGCCGGGCCGACCGCCGGGCCGACCACCAAGTCGGCTGCGGACACCGCCACCGGGCCGTCCGCCGGCCAGGAGCCGCGGTCCATCGCGGAGAAGATCGCCGGCCTGCTGAGGCTCTCGAAGCCCGACGCCCGCCCCACCCACGCCGAGCTCGCCGCCCGCGGGAACGAGCGTTGCGGCCAACCCGTGCTCTCCGAACGGCTCGTCGCCGAACTGCACTCCGGGTCGGTGACCGAGGCCCCGCCCGAGGCCCTCAAGGCGCTGGCCCTGGCCCTGGACGCCCCCGAGCTCTTCTTCTCCAGCCACGACCGCGAGGTGGACCGGATCGTCAGCGGGATACGGCTGGTCAAGGACGGCTTCACCGGCATGGCGGCGCGCGGCCGGGACGGCGGCGTGCCGGCCGAACTCATGGACTACATCAGCGAGATGTTCCAGGAGATCCGCCGCACCGAACTCCCGGACCCCCCACATCCGTCGGACGCGCCCTAG
- a CDS encoding cytochrome P450, producing MSAMTTLRSRIFAWAGRLYLARTRKKGFDLSRMSFLPDSVLMPLRRDGLDPVPDLAAVREREPISKLPVPIAANVWLVTGYDEARAVLGNGQAFSSDFTNLVGKAGAGAEQNPGGLGFADPPVHTRLRRLLTPEFTMRRLSRLTPRIHDIVEERLDAMERAGRNGEPVDLVAAFALPIPSLVICELLGVPYEDRDDFERLSAARFDLFSGANASFGAISESLAYFREVVKKQRANPGDGLLGMIIREHGDSVSDEELAGLADGVLTGGFETTASMLALGALVLLQDPKHFAALKDGEDVVDAYVEELLRYLTVVQVAFPRFAREDLEVGGVRIAAGDVVLCSLSGADRDGELGPDMEQFDPQRAKARSHLAFGYGIHRCVGAELARMELRAAYPALVRRFPTMRLAARPEDLAFRKLSIVYGLDSLPVRVDG from the coding sequence ATGAGCGCCATGACGACCCTCCGTTCCCGGATCTTCGCCTGGGCCGGCCGCCTCTACCTGGCGAGAACGCGGAAGAAGGGCTTCGACCTCTCCCGCATGTCCTTCCTGCCGGACTCCGTCCTGATGCCGCTGCGCCGGGACGGGCTCGACCCGGTCCCCGACCTCGCCGCCGTCCGCGAGCGCGAGCCCATCAGCAAGCTCCCGGTGCCGATAGCCGCCAACGTCTGGCTGGTCACCGGCTACGACGAGGCCAGGGCCGTCCTCGGCAACGGCCAGGCGTTCAGCTCCGACTTCACCAACCTCGTCGGCAAGGCCGGCGCCGGCGCCGAACAGAACCCCGGCGGCCTCGGTTTCGCCGACCCGCCGGTGCACACCCGCCTCCGCCGGCTGCTCACCCCCGAATTCACCATGCGCCGCCTGAGCCGGCTCACCCCGCGCATCCACGACATCGTCGAGGAGCGCCTCGACGCCATGGAGCGGGCCGGCCGCAACGGCGAGCCGGTGGACCTCGTCGCCGCCTTCGCCCTCCCCATCCCCTCCCTCGTCATCTGCGAACTCCTCGGCGTCCCCTACGAGGACCGCGACGACTTCGAACGCCTCAGCGCCGCCCGCTTCGACCTCTTCAGCGGCGCCAACGCCTCCTTCGGCGCCATATCCGAATCGCTCGCCTACTTCCGTGAGGTGGTCAAGAAGCAGCGCGCCAACCCCGGCGACGGCCTGCTCGGCATGATCATCCGGGAGCACGGCGACTCGGTCTCCGACGAGGAGCTCGCCGGCCTCGCCGACGGCGTCCTGACCGGCGGCTTCGAGACCACCGCCAGCATGCTCGCGCTCGGTGCCCTGGTCCTCCTCCAGGACCCGAAGCACTTCGCGGCCCTCAAGGACGGCGAGGACGTCGTCGACGCCTACGTCGAGGAGCTGCTGCGCTACCTCACCGTCGTCCAGGTCGCCTTCCCCCGCTTCGCCCGCGAGGACCTGGAGGTCGGCGGCGTCCGCATCGCCGCCGGCGACGTGGTGCTGTGCTCCCTCAGCGGCGCCGACCGCGACGGCGAACTGGGCCCCGACATGGAGCAGTTCGACCCCCAGCGCGCCAAGGCCCGCTCCCACCTGGCCTTCGGCTACGGCATCCACCGCTGCGTCGGCGCCGAGCTCGCCCGCATGGAACTCCGCGCCGCCTACCCCGCCCTGGTCCGCCGCTTCCCGACCATGCGCCTCGCCGCCCGCCCCGAGGACCTGGCCTTCCGCAAGCTGTCGATCGTCTACGGCCTGGACTCGCTGCCGGTCCGCGTGGACGGCTGA
- a CDS encoding FtsW/RodA/SpoVE family cell cycle protein, translating to MTEMHRFACYVAAVDVADGADAAEVRAGDVPAAVPRPKRRGAELALLVGAVLISFCGYLVVGLARAHAVPGGALRYAAGLGGLALLAHLAVRFGAPYADPLLLPTAVLLNGLGLVLIFRLDLETAHDHAAPAQLVWSTVGVALFIAVVAGLRDHRVLQRCAYGCAGLALALMVVPILFPAVNGARIWIRVAGFSLQPAEFAKVLITVFFAAYLAANREALAHTGKVVWRLRLPAGRVLAPVVAIWLVSVGVLVLERDLGTSLLFFGVFVALLYVATGRTGWIAVGVLLASAGAAAVGALEPHVHGRVADWLHPFAGIAAGRGPGQLAQSLFAFAAGGTLGTGLGQGHSSLIGFARKSDFILATVGEELGLAGLCALFVLYALPAACGYRAALGLREEFGSLLAVGLAVLPALQVFVIAGGVMGLIPLTGMAMPFLAQGGSSVVTNWIIVALLVRLSDRARGPRAPAPVRPARAAADAVGAAR from the coding sequence ATGACCGAAATGCACCGTTTTGCTTGCTACGTTGCCGCTGTGGATGTGGCGGACGGGGCGGATGCGGCGGAGGTACGGGCGGGGGACGTGCCGGCGGCGGTGCCCCGGCCCAAGAGGCGCGGCGCCGAACTGGCCCTCCTCGTAGGCGCGGTGCTGATCAGCTTCTGCGGCTACCTGGTGGTGGGGCTGGCGCGGGCGCACGCGGTGCCGGGCGGGGCGCTGCGGTACGCGGCCGGGCTCGGCGGGCTGGCGCTGCTGGCGCACCTCGCGGTGCGGTTCGGCGCCCCGTACGCGGATCCGCTGCTGCTGCCGACCGCGGTGCTGCTCAACGGGCTCGGGCTGGTGCTGATCTTCCGGCTGGACCTGGAGACGGCGCACGACCATGCCGCGCCGGCCCAGTTGGTGTGGTCCACGGTGGGCGTGGCGCTGTTCATCGCGGTGGTGGCCGGGCTGCGGGACCACCGGGTGCTCCAGCGCTGCGCCTACGGGTGCGCGGGGCTGGCGCTGGCCCTGATGGTGGTGCCGATCCTCTTCCCGGCCGTCAACGGGGCACGGATCTGGATCAGGGTGGCCGGATTCTCGCTCCAGCCGGCCGAGTTCGCCAAGGTGTTGATCACGGTGTTCTTCGCGGCGTACCTGGCGGCCAACCGGGAGGCGCTGGCGCACACCGGCAAGGTGGTGTGGCGGCTGCGGCTGCCGGCCGGGAGGGTGCTCGCCCCGGTCGTCGCGATCTGGCTGGTGAGCGTCGGGGTGCTGGTCCTCGAACGGGACCTGGGGACCTCGCTGCTGTTCTTCGGGGTCTTCGTCGCGCTGCTGTACGTCGCCACCGGGCGGACCGGGTGGATCGCGGTGGGGGTGCTGCTGGCGTCGGCCGGGGCGGCGGCGGTGGGCGCGCTGGAGCCGCATGTGCACGGCCGGGTGGCGGACTGGCTGCATCCGTTCGCCGGGATCGCGGCGGGCCGGGGGCCGGGGCAACTGGCCCAGTCGCTGTTCGCGTTCGCCGCGGGCGGGACGCTGGGGACGGGGCTGGGGCAGGGGCACTCGTCGCTGATCGGGTTCGCGCGCAAGTCCGACTTCATCCTGGCGACGGTGGGCGAGGAGCTCGGACTGGCCGGGCTGTGCGCGCTGTTCGTGCTGTACGCGCTGCCGGCGGCCTGCGGCTACCGGGCGGCGCTCGGGCTGCGCGAGGAGTTCGGCAGCCTGTTGGCGGTGGGGCTGGCGGTGCTGCCGGCGCTCCAGGTGTTCGTGATCGCGGGCGGGGTGATGGGGCTGATCCCGCTGACCGGGATGGCGATGCCGTTCCTGGCCCAGGGCGGTTCGTCGGTGGTCACCAACTGGATCATCGTCGCGCTGCTGGTGCGGCTCAGCGACCGGGCGCGGGGGCCGCGGGCGCCGGCCCCGGTCCGGCCGGCGCGGGCCGCCGCGGACGCCGTCGGGGCGGCCCGGTGA
- a CDS encoding penicillin-binding transpeptidase domain-containing protein: MIRGIRHTAAFSFLLLTALLVNAVRVQVFEADGYTANPANRRPAIARYAQPRGTLVVGGRPVTGSRDSGGRLRYERTYTDGPLYAPITGFASQTYGTSLLERAEDGILAGTDERLAGFPWWDRLIRRRPPAGRVETTVDPAMQRAAYRGLAGRKGAVAAVEPRSGRVLALVSSPSYDPGELSGNGRSVSAAWRRLNGAADRPMLNRALRQTYPPGSTFKVVTATAALESGLVKDLDAPLDVPDPYILPGTRTSLGNPTDGCEHIGLREAFRLSCNTVFARLGVGVGLRPMVRTAERFGFGDAGLRLPSPVAPSTFDPDLDPAQLALSAIGQYDTAATPLQMAMVASTVANDGQLTPPYLVERVTNAYGVTVGTGPRGPTRQVMNPGTAQQLQELMAEVVEHGSGHTAAIDGYTVGGKTGTAQHGVRNEGTPYAWFIAWVRNRESHEPTAAVAVVVEDAEADRDDISGGGSAGPIARAVLTAGLP; this comes from the coding sequence GTGATCCGCGGCATCCGGCACACCGCCGCGTTCTCCTTCCTGCTGCTGACCGCGCTGTTGGTCAACGCCGTCCGGGTGCAGGTCTTCGAGGCGGACGGCTACACCGCGAACCCGGCCAACCGGCGGCCCGCCATCGCCCGCTACGCCCAGCCGCGCGGCACGCTCGTCGTCGGCGGCCGCCCGGTCACCGGGTCGCGGGACAGCGGCGGACGGCTGCGCTACGAGCGCACCTACACCGACGGCCCGCTGTACGCGCCGATCACCGGCTTCGCCTCGCAGACGTACGGCACGTCGCTGTTGGAGCGCGCCGAGGACGGCATCCTCGCCGGGACCGACGAGCGGCTGGCCGGGTTCCCCTGGTGGGACCGGCTGATCCGCCGGCGGCCGCCCGCCGGCCGGGTCGAGACCACCGTCGATCCGGCGATGCAGCGCGCCGCGTACCGCGGGCTGGCCGGCCGCAAGGGCGCGGTGGCGGCCGTCGAGCCGCGCAGCGGGCGGGTGTTGGCGCTGGTCAGCTCGCCCTCGTACGACCCCGGCGAGCTCTCCGGGAACGGCCGCTCGGTGTCCGCCGCCTGGCGCCGGCTGAACGGGGCGGCGGACCGGCCGATGCTCAACCGGGCGCTGCGGCAGACCTATCCGCCCGGTTCCACCTTCAAGGTCGTCACCGCGACGGCCGCGCTGGAGTCCGGGCTGGTCAAGGACCTCGACGCTCCGCTGGACGTGCCCGACCCGTACATCCTGCCGGGCACCCGCACCTCACTGGGCAATCCGACCGACGGCTGCGAACACATCGGCCTGCGGGAGGCGTTCCGGCTCTCCTGCAACACCGTCTTCGCGCGGCTGGGCGTCGGCGTGGGGCTGCGCCCGATGGTCCGCACGGCAGAGCGGTTCGGCTTCGGCGACGCCGGGCTGCGGCTGCCCTCCCCCGTCGCGCCGAGCACCTTCGACCCGGACCTGGACCCGGCGCAGCTCGCGCTGTCCGCCATCGGCCAGTACGACACCGCGGCCACCCCGCTCCAGATGGCGATGGTGGCGTCCACGGTGGCCAACGACGGCCAGTTGACGCCGCCGTACCTCGTGGAGCGGGTGACCAACGCGTACGGGGTGACGGTCGGCACCGGGCCCCGGGGGCCCACCCGACAGGTGATGAACCCGGGCACCGCGCAGCAACTCCAGGAGCTGATGGCCGAGGTCGTCGAGCACGGCAGCGGGCACACCGCGGCCATCGACGGGTACACCGTGGGCGGCAAGACGGGGACGGCCCAGCACGGGGTGCGCAACGAGGGCACCCCGTACGCCTGGTTCATCGCCTGGGTCCGCAACCGCGAGAGCCACGAGCCGACGGCGGCGGTCGCGGTGGTCGTGGAGGACGCGGAGGCCGACCGCGACGACATCAGCGGAGGCGGCAGCGCCGGCCCGATCGCCAGGGCGGTGCTGACGGCCGGCCTCCCCTGA
- a CDS encoding ABC transporter ATP-binding protein, whose amino-acid sequence MTPTQPSEPRSPDAGRVIAALAGVGVRRYTTDQVILDGIDWTVRAGEHWALLGANGAGKTTVLRLIGALMFPTVGTVEVLGHRLGRVDVRELRAAIGLVSGAQKVPQDAIAHTVVLTGATGTVQPLWRRYDQETRERAHELLAELDCKELTERPFGVCSGGQRARILIARALMADPSLLLLDEPFNALDLPSREDLIDALHRLAVGRPELATVTVTHHLEELSPAIDRAVLLRDGRVQALGPVAEVLTGARMAACFGRPIEVSRHEGRWLARSGRR is encoded by the coding sequence ATGACTCCCACGCAGCCCTCGGAACCCCGATCCCCGGACGCGGGGCGGGTGATCGCCGCCCTCGCCGGCGTCGGCGTCCGCCGCTACACCACCGACCAGGTCATCCTCGACGGCATCGACTGGACCGTGCGCGCCGGCGAGCACTGGGCGTTGCTCGGCGCGAACGGCGCCGGGAAGACCACCGTGCTGCGGCTGATCGGCGCGCTGATGTTCCCCACCGTCGGCACCGTCGAGGTGCTCGGCCACCGGCTCGGCCGCGTCGACGTGCGCGAACTGCGCGCCGCCATCGGCCTGGTGTCCGGCGCCCAGAAGGTGCCGCAGGACGCGATCGCGCACACCGTGGTGCTGACCGGCGCCACCGGCACCGTGCAGCCGCTGTGGCGCAGGTACGACCAGGAGACCCGGGAACGGGCCCACGAGCTGCTGGCCGAGCTGGACTGCAAGGAGCTGACGGAGCGGCCGTTCGGCGTCTGCTCGGGCGGCCAGCGGGCCCGGATCCTGATCGCCCGCGCGCTGATGGCCGACCCGTCGCTGCTCCTGCTCGACGAGCCGTTCAACGCCCTGGACCTGCCGTCCCGCGAGGACCTGATCGACGCGCTGCACCGACTGGCCGTCGGCCGGCCGGAGTTGGCGACGGTGACGGTCACCCACCACCTGGAGGAGCTGTCCCCGGCGATCGACCGGGCGGTGCTGCTGCGCGACGGGCGGGTGCAGGCGCTCGGGCCGGTCGCCGAGGTGCTGACGGGCGCGCGGATGGCGGCCTGCTTCGGGCGGCCGATCGAGGTGTCCCGCCACGAGGGGCGGTGGCTGGCCCGCTCCGGGCGGCGGTAG